A genomic segment from Actinomycetota bacterium encodes:
- a CDS encoding M28 family peptidase, producing the protein MKSLRLLAAALLISLLPSGAGCGSATPASGDPFLFALADSVDTARMMETIEYMAGEALRGRPSGSAHSQELEAFLVERVERLGLQPVDELELDGYRQEFPVPSDRCFLEDPPPPGTPVTCANILAKIPGASSGEMIVLTANYDGMGVDASSGAIYPGADYNASGASAVLELAYIFSALEEVPEKTLVFAFLGAVECGGYGSVALAEAFEANGLRDSVRIINIEGIGSGEGYYMDV; encoded by the coding sequence ATGAAATCTCTCAGGTTGCTTGCGGCCGCCCTGCTCATCTCCCTGCTCCCGTCGGGGGCAGGTTGCGGTTCGGCAACACCCGCATCGGGCGACCCTTTCCTGTTCGCACTGGCGGACAGTGTGGATACGGCGCGCATGATGGAGACCATAGAGTACATGGCCGGCGAAGCGCTGCGCGGGCGTCCGTCCGGGTCGGCGCATTCCCAGGAGCTGGAGGCGTTCCTCGTGGAGAGGGTCGAAAGGCTTGGGCTGCAGCCCGTGGACGAGCTGGAGCTGGACGGATACCGGCAGGAGTTCCCGGTCCCGTCCGACCGTTGCTTCCTCGAGGACCCACCCCCTCCCGGTACGCCGGTCACCTGCGCGAACATACTGGCCAAGATCCCCGGTGCGTCCTCCGGGGAGATGATCGTGCTCACCGCCAATTATGACGGCATGGGGGTCGACGCCTCCAGCGGTGCCATATATCCTGGCGCGGACTACAACGCCTCCGGGGCCAGCGCCGTCCTCGAGCTTGCCTACATCTTCTCCGCCCTGGAGGAGGTCCCCGAAAAGACCCTGGTCTTCGCATTCCTCGGCGCCGTGGAATGCGGGGGGTACGGTTCCGTCGCCCTCGCCGAGGCCTTCGAGGCCAACGGGCTGCGCGACAGCGTGCGCATCATCAACATCGAGGGAATAGGGTCGGGGGAGGGGTACTACATGGACGTCTG
- a CDS encoding GerMN domain-containing protein: protein MNKRYLITAALAAVLILLPCCAAFAQEQTPPQPTEGEVTQTPGGIYLYKDGELTLVTRDITGGNQMVEFALIELFKGPTEEEKAAGYETFIPEGVKLQYTTVKQDRSEFSVNLSRELLDLSGDEDASAKALTQIVRTAQEVSGIQNIGITVAGEAMGDQPQDAFDALGVDKSETGTEGSTPEEQSEGGGGLLWLWILLGVGGAVTLGVIAFFVARGRKPAPGGKPATRTSSGKKPKR from the coding sequence ATGAATAAGAGATATCTTATCACCGCCGCGCTCGCGGCCGTACTCATACTTCTGCCGTGCTGCGCCGCTTTCGCCCAGGAACAGACGCCGCCGCAACCAACGGAGGGCGAGGTCACCCAGACGCCGGGCGGCATCTATCTCTACAAGGACGGAGAGCTGACGCTGGTGACGCGGGACATCACCGGGGGCAACCAGATGGTGGAGTTCGCGCTCATCGAGCTGTTCAAGGGACCCACGGAAGAGGAGAAGGCGGCGGGGTACGAGACCTTCATACCCGAGGGGGTGAAACTGCAGTACACCACGGTCAAGCAGGACCGCAGCGAATTCAGCGTCAACCTCTCGCGCGAGCTCCTGGACCTTTCCGGTGACGAGGACGCCTCCGCCAAGGCCCTCACCCAGATCGTGAGAACGGCACAGGAGGTCTCCGGGATCCAGAACATCGGGATCACCGTGGCCGGCGAAGCCATGGGAGATCAGCCCCAGGACGCCTTTGACGCCCTGGGCGTGGACAAGAGCGAGACGGGCACCGAGGGCTCCACTCCCGAGGAACAGAGCGAAGGCGGCGGCGGGTTGCTCTGGCTGTGGATACTGCTCGGCGTTGGCGGCGCCGTGACCCTGGGTGTGATCGCCTTCTTCGTCGCCAGGGGGCGCAAGCCAGCCCCGGGCGGCAAGCCGGCCACCAGGACCTCCTCCGGGAAAAAGCCCAAGAGATGA
- a CDS encoding acyl-CoA dehydratase activase-related protein — protein sequence MKIGIPRALMFYRYYPFLESFLEGCGCEVKPSPPTNLKVLGEGTDICVDDVCVAVKVLFGHVSQLAGRVDAVLIPRLVSVEKKGYDTFTCPKLIAAPDMIRYSFPGLPAPLEFVVDVSSMPWWWSCLRLARRLKLPLRGFPQVYGKAMRQQERFDGLLHRGLLPSEALAKMAGGNGSPPPAYLSQRDVTVAVVGHPYLLGDPIVNKRLVHWLDMSGARVLGSTMLGKEELDAEARTLPPLSWSYEKELMAAASLFLKRGDVDGVIYLTSFGCGPDSLVTEMVRRELKPAGGQVLLDLVLDEHSAESGVRTRAEAFVDLLRHRKRRCAGTGRVP from the coding sequence GTGAAGATCGGTATCCCGCGCGCCCTCATGTTCTACCGCTACTACCCCTTCCTCGAGTCCTTTCTCGAGGGATGCGGGTGCGAAGTGAAGCCCTCCCCTCCCACCAACCTGAAGGTGCTGGGCGAGGGCACGGACATCTGCGTGGACGACGTGTGTGTGGCGGTCAAGGTCCTCTTCGGCCACGTGTCGCAGCTGGCGGGGAGGGTCGACGCCGTTCTCATACCACGCCTGGTCAGCGTGGAGAAGAAGGGTTACGACACCTTCACCTGCCCGAAGCTCATCGCGGCGCCGGACATGATCCGCTACTCCTTCCCCGGCTTGCCGGCGCCCCTGGAGTTCGTCGTGGATGTCAGCAGCATGCCCTGGTGGTGGAGCTGCCTGCGCCTGGCGAGGCGGCTGAAGCTGCCGTTGCGCGGCTTCCCCCAGGTCTACGGTAAGGCCATGCGGCAGCAGGAGAGGTTCGACGGGCTTCTCCACCGCGGGCTGCTGCCGTCCGAGGCGCTGGCGAAGATGGCCGGCGGAAACGGGAGCCCCCCTCCCGCCTATCTCTCGCAGCGGGACGTCACCGTGGCCGTGGTCGGGCACCCCTATCTGCTGGGCGACCCCATCGTCAACAAGCGGCTGGTGCACTGGCTGGACATGTCCGGGGCGAGGGTACTGGGCAGCACAATGCTGGGAAAGGAAGAGCTGGACGCCGAGGCGCGCACGCTGCCGCCGCTCTCCTGGAGCTACGAGAAGGAACTAATGGCCGCCGCGTCTCTTTTTCTCAAGCGCGGCGACGTCGACGGGGTGATCTACCTTACCAGTTTCGGGTGCGGTCCCGATTCACTGGTAACCGAGATGGTGCGCCGCGAGCTGAAACCCGCCGGCGGCCAGGTCCTTCTGGATCTGGTGCTGGACGAGCACAGCGCCGAATCCGGGGTGAGGACGCGGGCCGAGGCCTTCGTCGACCTGCTGCGCCACCGCAAGAGAAGGTGCGCCGGGACGGGGAGGGTGCCGTGA
- a CDS encoding CoA protein activase has product MKIAFPHMGNAYIPLKSLVEYMGVEAVVPERPNRRTLELGARHAPEFVCLPFKITLGDCMNALEGGADTMAMVCGMWACRFGYYAYVQHLILRDLGYEFDSLLIGREDWRAVFDKVRAAVGGRKVPRLAGAFAMLRAKARAVEELEVLARRLRPREEVPGSTDTLMEEYLEKLDRAASLRGVKELRLEQHEAMTALPLRPPNGTLRVRIVGELYVLLEPSLNFELVKRLGTQFGVEAQPVLSTYRWLLSSLWLDPLLHVSSSRARRATRAYLPYVLGGEEHMTIAGTLGAPDDGFDGVIHAYPLTCMPENICRTILPHITRENDIPLLDLCFDEHTSTVGTMTRLEAFIEMLRSRREKGSHSC; this is encoded by the coding sequence GTGAAGATAGCCTTTCCCCACATGGGCAACGCCTACATCCCCCTTAAGTCCCTGGTCGAATACATGGGGGTGGAGGCGGTGGTGCCGGAGCGGCCCAACCGCAGGACCCTGGAGCTGGGAGCAAGGCACGCCCCTGAATTCGTCTGCCTCCCCTTCAAGATCACCCTGGGCGACTGCATGAACGCCCTGGAGGGGGGAGCGGACACCATGGCCATGGTCTGCGGCATGTGGGCCTGCCGCTTCGGGTACTACGCCTACGTGCAGCACCTTATCCTGAGGGACCTCGGTTACGAGTTCGACTCCCTGCTCATCGGGAGGGAGGACTGGCGCGCGGTCTTCGACAAGGTGCGCGCCGCCGTGGGCGGGAGGAAGGTGCCCAGGCTGGCGGGGGCCTTCGCCATGCTGCGTGCCAAGGCCCGGGCGGTGGAAGAGCTGGAGGTGCTGGCGCGGAGACTGCGGCCGCGGGAGGAAGTTCCCGGTAGCACCGACACGCTCATGGAGGAATACCTGGAGAAGCTGGACCGTGCCGCCTCCCTGCGCGGCGTGAAGGAGCTGCGCCTGGAGCAGCACGAGGCCATGACCGCCCTGCCCCTGCGGCCGCCCAACGGCACCCTGCGCGTGCGCATCGTGGGCGAGCTGTACGTCCTGCTGGAGCCCTCGCTCAATTTCGAGCTGGTGAAGCGCCTGGGCACGCAGTTCGGGGTCGAAGCGCAGCCGGTGCTCTCCACCTACCGCTGGCTGCTCAGTTCCCTCTGGCTGGACCCGCTTCTGCACGTGTCGTCATCGCGCGCGCGGCGGGCGACACGCGCCTACCTCCCCTACGTCCTGGGCGGCGAGGAGCACATGACCATCGCCGGGACCCTGGGCGCTCCGGACGACGGCTTCGACGGGGTGATCCACGCCTATCCCCTCACCTGCATGCCGGAGAACATCTGCCGCACCATCCTGCCGCATATAACGCGCGAGAACGACATCCCCCTGCTCGACCTCTGTTTCGACGAACACACCTCCACGGTGGGGACGATGACGCGCCTGGAGGCGTTCATCGAGATGCTGCGCTCGCGCCGGGAGAAGGGCAGTCACAGCTGCTAG
- the tcmP gene encoding three-Cys-motif partner protein TcmP: MTAAGEIQFDEIGYWSEVKLDIVREYTQAYSTILTKKGFSHVYIDGFAGPGVSIAKSTGEFIPGSPLNALNIEPGFDDFYLVDLDGDRVEYLKSLIRERPDVHIFEGDCNKILIEEVFPRVRHEECRRGLCLLDPYGLHLNWQVIETAGKLRTIDLFLNFPIMDINRNALWRNPRKCPC; this comes from the coding sequence TTGACGGCGGCCGGAGAAATACAATTCGACGAAATCGGATACTGGTCGGAGGTTAAACTCGACATCGTGAGGGAGTATACGCAAGCGTATTCCACTATTCTTACGAAGAAGGGGTTCTCGCATGTTTACATAGATGGCTTCGCGGGGCCAGGAGTCAGCATAGCGAAAAGCACTGGGGAGTTTATTCCAGGAAGCCCGCTTAACGCCCTGAATATTGAACCTGGATTTGATGATTTCTATCTGGTGGACCTTGACGGAGATAGGGTCGAATACTTGAAAAGCCTCATTAGGGAACGACCGGATGTGCATATCTTTGAGGGGGATTGTAACAAGATTCTCATCGAGGAAGTATTTCCCCGAGTGCGCCATGAGGAATGCAGGCGCGGCCTTTGCCTTCTCGACCCATACGGGTTGCATCTCAACTGGCAGGTAATCGAAACCGCTGGCAAGCTTCGCACCATCGACCTCTTCTTGAACTTTCCCATCATGGACATCAACAGGAACGCCCTATGGAGAAATCCCAGAAAATGTCCCTGCTGA
- a CDS encoding phage Gp37/Gp68 family protein translates to MMARSSIEWTESTWNPVTGCTKISPGCRNCYAERMSGRLKAMGHPNYANGFKLTTHEHVLEMPLRWKRPQVIFVNSMSDLFHEEVPLEFIAKVFVVMAEASHHRFQVLTKRSRRLHEVATVLPWPSSVWMGVSVEDDEHVYRVDCLRQTDAHIKFVSFEPLLGPIRDLDLEGIDWVIVGGESGPGARPMDLAWARKIRDQCLATNVPFFFKQWGGVNKKRNGRLLDGKTWDQMPADSLLAGIASC, encoded by the coding sequence ATAATGGCAAGATCCTCTATAGAGTGGACGGAATCTACTTGGAATCCAGTTACGGGCTGCACGAAAATAAGCCCGGGCTGTCGGAACTGCTATGCGGAGCGCATGTCCGGGCGCCTGAAGGCCATGGGCCACCCCAACTATGCCAACGGTTTCAAACTTACCACGCACGAGCACGTGCTTGAGATGCCTCTACGTTGGAAACGCCCTCAGGTAATCTTCGTCAACTCCATGAGCGACCTCTTCCACGAAGAGGTTCCACTGGAGTTCATAGCCAAGGTCTTTGTGGTGATGGCAGAGGCGTCACATCACCGTTTTCAGGTGCTTACGAAACGCTCACGGCGGCTCCACGAAGTGGCAACGGTGCTGCCTTGGCCATCCAGTGTGTGGATGGGGGTCAGCGTAGAGGACGATGAGCATGTGTATCGTGTAGATTGTCTCAGACAAACGGATGCTCACATCAAATTCGTGTCTTTTGAGCCCCTGCTTGGGCCGATCCGTGACCTCGACCTGGAGGGCATCGACTGGGTTATAGTTGGGGGGGAATCAGGTCCTGGAGCACGACCGATGGACCTCGCCTGGGCCAGGAAGATACGCGACCAGTGCCTGGCGACGAACGTGCCTTTCTTCTTCAAGCAGTGGGGAGGAGTTAACAAGAAGAGGAACGGTCGCCTTCTTGATGGTAAGACATGGGACCAAATGCCTGCGGACAGCTTGCTTGCCGGAATCGCCAGTTGCTGA
- a CDS encoding polysaccharide deacetylase family protein has translation MTESVQRPVRRRPRQRIRFTRRFYVLLGGIALLVLVIILISALASGGGGESIESAVSMVGGMNEGELYNLKVNELGAVMVLEYHKIGEEGRWSRTPENLRADLEFLYNEGYRCVSMKDYATNNIAVEAGYTPVVLTYDDSDPSQFRYIEENGQTVIDPRCAMGVMEQFDRDYPDFNITATFYVEPRLFGQDEYIQQKLDYLVANGYDIGNHCVTHPELAKLDDTAVQEEITGNIEAVQAYLPGYEEKSLALPYGSEPANKSLALGGSTDGITYSFVASLLVGANPAPSPCDYSFDPVRVPRVQALDPSLDTGDSGIYAWIQYFMENPERRFRSDGNPGTVTVPKHMIDRVDQSKLGDRELKTY, from the coding sequence ATGACCGAAAGCGTGCAGAGACCGGTCAGAAGGCGTCCGCGGCAGAGGATAAGGTTCACCCGCCGCTTCTATGTCTTGCTGGGCGGTATCGCCCTGCTGGTACTGGTCATCATCCTCATCTCCGCCCTCGCCTCCGGCGGTGGCGGCGAATCCATCGAGAGTGCCGTATCCATGGTCGGAGGGATGAACGAGGGAGAGCTCTACAACCTCAAGGTGAACGAGCTGGGAGCGGTGATGGTGCTCGAATACCACAAGATAGGCGAGGAGGGACGGTGGTCGCGCACTCCCGAGAACCTCCGGGCCGACCTGGAGTTCCTTTACAACGAGGGCTACCGCTGCGTCAGCATGAAGGACTATGCGACCAACAATATCGCCGTCGAGGCGGGATATACGCCGGTCGTCCTGACCTACGACGATTCCGACCCCTCCCAGTTCAGGTACATCGAGGAGAACGGACAGACGGTCATCGACCCCCGCTGCGCCATGGGCGTCATGGAACAGTTCGACAGGGATTACCCCGACTTCAACATCACCGCCACCTTCTATGTCGAGCCCAGGCTCTTCGGGCAGGACGAATACATCCAGCAGAAACTGGACTACCTGGTGGCCAACGGCTACGACATCGGCAACCACTGCGTCACCCACCCCGAGCTCGCCAAGCTCGACGACACCGCCGTCCAGGAGGAGATAACCGGCAACATCGAGGCGGTGCAGGCGTATCTTCCCGGTTACGAGGAGAAGAGCTTGGCCCTTCCTTACGGGTCGGAACCCGCCAACAAGTCGCTGGCGCTGGGGGGGAGCACGGACGGCATCACCTACAGCTTCGTGGCTTCGCTGCTGGTGGGCGCCAATCCGGCGCCGTCGCCGTGCGATTACTCCTTCGATCCCGTGCGGGTCCCGCGCGTGCAGGCCCTCGACCCCTCGCTGGACACCGGCGATTCCGGTATCTATGCCTGGATACAGTACTTCATGGAGAACCCTGAGCGGCGCTTCCGCAGCGACGGCAACCCGGGCACCGTAACCGTGCCCAAGCACATGATAGACAGGGTCGATCAGAGCAAGCTCGGCGACAGGGAACTGAAGACATACTAG
- a CDS encoding putative glycoside hydrolase — protein MAYYPRSDKRIFTRRRLRSRVTPRNKITGARAQPRMRRRRTKITPRALWALVGVGGAVFLIVMLVILLGSPAASDITPENGSQVSGMPVHIEAALKGNVDPAAVRILVDGEDHTAQAVIAEAVLSLDADLADGEHLAEVMVGEELEATSRFIVDNAPPMVQIDETELRDDGITVIRGRVEGADIMTVDEKRLAPEQDGSFQVEVDRYERPTVTIAAVDAAGNRRELLLDTAPPPQIKGIHVSIWVAADRAFFKQMADLVERTELNGMQIDVKDESGRVAYPSQVPLGVAVGSPLTAGGVDIDRIMDKCWYNDVYTIARIVCFKDPVVASKRPDLAVQAAGGGRWGDGKWLDPYNRENWDYLLGLAVEAARKGFKEIQLDYVRFPSDGDTTTCVFPAQGGDTRTKSQVIQDFLKFMRDGLKPMGTVLSADVFGLTASGQGDMGIGQDITAMGQYLDYVCPMVYPSHYNTGEYNIGDPEANPHDTVYMSLVDFQKKLEGTACKLRPWLQDFSLRLTYGTTEVQSQMRACYELGINEWLLWDPNCTFTEGALQPAETEETTG, from the coding sequence GTGGCATACTATCCCAGGAGCGATAAGAGGATATTCACCCGCCGCCGCCTGCGTTCGCGGGTCACTCCGCGCAACAAGATAACCGGCGCGCGCGCTCAGCCACGCATGCGCCGCCGCAGGACGAAGATCACCCCGCGGGCGTTATGGGCCCTGGTGGGAGTAGGCGGCGCCGTCTTCCTCATCGTCATGCTGGTGATCCTCCTCGGTTCCCCCGCGGCCAGCGATATAACGCCCGAGAACGGCTCACAGGTCTCCGGCATGCCGGTCCATATAGAGGCCGCCCTGAAGGGCAACGTGGACCCGGCCGCCGTCAGGATATTGGTGGACGGGGAGGACCACACCGCCCAGGCGGTCATCGCCGAAGCGGTGCTCAGCCTGGACGCAGACCTCGCGGACGGTGAGCACTTGGCGGAGGTGATGGTCGGCGAGGAGCTCGAGGCGACGTCGCGCTTCATCGTGGACAACGCACCGCCGATGGTGCAGATCGACGAGACGGAGTTGCGTGACGACGGCATCACCGTCATCAGGGGCCGCGTGGAGGGCGCGGACATCATGACCGTGGACGAAAAAAGGCTTGCACCGGAGCAGGACGGTTCTTTCCAGGTCGAGGTGGACCGCTACGAGCGGCCGACGGTGACCATCGCCGCGGTGGATGCGGCGGGAAACCGGCGTGAACTGCTGCTGGATACCGCACCGCCCCCTCAGATAAAGGGCATCCATGTATCTATCTGGGTGGCGGCCGACCGCGCCTTCTTCAAGCAGATGGCGGACCTGGTGGAGAGGACCGAGCTCAACGGGATGCAGATCGACGTCAAGGACGAGAGCGGCAGGGTCGCCTATCCCAGCCAGGTGCCGTTGGGGGTCGCGGTCGGCAGCCCCCTGACAGCGGGTGGGGTGGATATAGACCGCATCATGGACAAGTGCTGGTACAACGATGTCTACACCATCGCACGTATCGTCTGTTTCAAGGACCCGGTGGTGGCCTCGAAGCGGCCCGACCTCGCGGTACAGGCCGCTGGAGGAGGAAGATGGGGAGACGGCAAGTGGCTCGACCCCTACAACCGGGAGAACTGGGACTACCTGCTGGGGCTGGCGGTGGAAGCCGCCCGCAAGGGCTTCAAGGAGATACAACTGGACTACGTGCGTTTTCCCTCCGATGGCGACACCACCACCTGCGTGTTCCCCGCCCAGGGAGGCGATACGCGCACCAAGTCGCAGGTGATACAGGATTTCCTCAAGTTCATGCGCGACGGCCTCAAGCCTATGGGCACGGTCCTCTCGGCCGACGTCTTCGGCCTCACCGCCTCCGGCCAGGGGGATATGGGGATCGGCCAGGACATCACCGCCATGGGACAGTACCTGGATTACGTGTGCCCCATGGTCTACCCATCCCACTACAACACGGGCGAGTACAACATCGGCGACCCCGAGGCTAACCCCCACGACACCGTGTACATGAGCCTGGTGGACTTCCAGAAGAAGCTGGAGGGTACCGCCTGCAAGCTGCGGCCCTGGCTGCAGGACTTCTCGCTGCGCCTCACCTACGGCACCACCGAGGTGCAGTCGCAGATGCGGGCCTGCTACGAGCTGGGAATCAACGAGTGGCTGCTCTGGGATCCCAACTGCACCTTCACCGAAGGGGCCCTGCAACCCGCCGAGACCGAGGAAACCACCGGCTAA
- a CDS encoding cation-translocating P-type ATPase, producing MAVEVQDTQGECWYALGCDEVTDKLCASCDNGLSEVEAASRLRDYGPNIIREEKREHPVKLFLDQFRDFMIYVLLAAAIISALPPLNEYVDAIVIMIIVIANAVLGFAQEYRAEKALESLRTLSAPTARVRRNGMEKVVPSSDLVPGDLILLEAGDRIPADARLLETHSLRAEESSLTGESLAVEKKPDRLEGKDLPLGDRRNMVYSGTHIVHGRGSALVVETGGRTELGRIAEMIGEAVEEKTPLQVELGRVGKRIALLCLAICAVIFAIGVLRQLEWAEMFLFSVSLAVAAIPEGLPAIVTIALSLGVRRMADRNALLRRLPAVETLGCADVICTDKTGTLTRNIMEVQEILLPGLPAFLPSETDRDAGDWDNSLRPLLTVASLCNDAREQDGEFMGEGTEVGLLRAAHDLGYPLAQAAREMPRVEEVPFESERKMMSTVNEVPGGGAGPDLFPFVSAPYLLLTKGAPEAVLNHCSHVLTPAGVQDMGSGSRVNHAAEAEGMAERALRTMAFACRPLEEVPTDLTPHELERDLIYLGMAGLMDPPRPEVFGALEKCRRANIQVVMITGDHAATARAIAQQLSILGPDSEMITGSELTHISDEELERRVERIAVYARVSPADKVKIVRAWKQTGKTVAMTGDGVNDAPALKNADIGVAMGIAGTDVSKEASDMVLADDNFATIVNAVEEGRIIYDNLKKFIYFLLSCNMSEVSTMFLGMLFVSVTPLRAVQVLWMNLVTDGFPAMALGVDTAAPDIMVRPPRDPSEGILSARKQLMVLWQGLLLSLGSLTAFFISYYALYPGGGEANIAKVQTVAFTTLVLAQLLHAFNSRSERLTLMEMKLFDNKALLAALGGSLALHLLVILAPPLMDVFGTAYIDAMGWGLILACTVLPVVLIDRMKLMLRARARG from the coding sequence TTGGCGGTCGAGGTGCAAGATACGCAGGGAGAATGCTGGTATGCCCTGGGCTGCGACGAGGTAACGGACAAGCTCTGCGCGTCATGTGATAACGGCCTCAGCGAGGTGGAAGCCGCGTCCAGGCTGCGGGACTACGGGCCCAACATCATCCGCGAGGAGAAGCGGGAGCATCCCGTCAAGCTCTTCCTCGACCAGTTCCGGGACTTCATGATCTACGTGCTGCTCGCCGCCGCCATCATCTCCGCCCTGCCGCCCCTCAATGAATATGTAGACGCCATCGTCATCATGATCATCGTCATCGCCAACGCTGTCCTGGGTTTCGCGCAGGAATACCGAGCGGAGAAGGCCCTGGAGAGCCTGCGCACCCTGAGCGCTCCCACCGCGCGCGTGAGGCGCAACGGCATGGAGAAGGTCGTCCCATCCTCGGACCTCGTGCCCGGCGACCTGATCCTGCTGGAGGCCGGGGACCGCATACCGGCCGACGCCCGCCTGCTGGAGACACACAGCCTGCGGGCCGAGGAATCGTCCCTGACCGGCGAGTCCCTGGCGGTCGAGAAGAAGCCCGACCGCCTGGAAGGCAAAGACCTTCCCCTGGGCGACCGCAGGAACATGGTCTACAGCGGCACCCACATCGTGCACGGCCGCGGCAGCGCCCTGGTGGTGGAGACCGGCGGCCGCACCGAGCTGGGCCGCATCGCCGAGATGATCGGCGAAGCGGTGGAGGAGAAGACCCCCCTGCAGGTGGAGCTGGGGCGGGTCGGTAAGAGGATAGCCCTGCTCTGCCTGGCCATCTGCGCGGTGATCTTCGCCATTGGAGTGCTGCGGCAGTTGGAGTGGGCGGAGATGTTCCTCTTCTCGGTGAGCCTGGCGGTGGCCGCCATCCCCGAGGGACTGCCGGCCATCGTGACCATAGCCCTCTCCCTGGGGGTGCGGCGCATGGCGGACCGCAATGCCCTGCTGCGCCGCCTGCCCGCGGTGGAGACCCTGGGTTGCGCCGACGTCATCTGCACCGACAAGACCGGCACCCTCACCCGTAACATCATGGAGGTGCAGGAGATACTGCTCCCCGGTCTACCTGCCTTCCTCCCCTCCGAGACCGACAGAGACGCGGGCGACTGGGATAACTCCCTGCGGCCGCTGCTGACCGTTGCGTCCCTCTGCAACGACGCCCGGGAACAGGACGGGGAGTTCATGGGCGAGGGGACCGAGGTGGGCCTGCTGCGGGCCGCGCATGACCTCGGTTATCCCCTGGCGCAGGCTGCGCGGGAGATGCCGCGCGTCGAGGAGGTGCCCTTCGAGAGCGAGCGCAAGATGATGAGCACCGTGAACGAGGTGCCGGGAGGGGGCGCCGGCCCGGACCTCTTTCCTTTTGTCTCCGCCCCCTACCTGCTGCTGACCAAGGGAGCCCCGGAGGCCGTACTCAACCACTGCAGCCACGTGCTCACGCCCGCGGGGGTACAGGACATGGGGAGCGGGAGCCGCGTCAACCACGCCGCCGAGGCCGAGGGCATGGCGGAGCGCGCTCTGCGCACCATGGCCTTCGCCTGCCGCCCCCTGGAGGAGGTACCTACGGACCTCACGCCGCACGAGCTGGAGCGAGACCTAATCTACCTGGGCATGGCCGGCCTCATGGACCCGCCGCGCCCCGAGGTCTTCGGGGCCCTGGAGAAGTGCCGTCGGGCCAACATCCAGGTGGTGATGATCACCGGGGACCATGCCGCCACCGCCCGCGCCATCGCGCAGCAGCTCTCCATCCTGGGCCCCGACTCCGAGATGATAACGGGCAGCGAACTCACCCATATCAGCGACGAGGAGCTGGAGCGCAGGGTGGAGCGCATCGCCGTCTACGCCAGGGTTTCGCCGGCGGACAAGGTGAAGATCGTGCGCGCCTGGAAGCAGACGGGCAAGACCGTGGCCATGACCGGGGACGGGGTGAACGACGCTCCCGCGCTGAAGAACGCCGACATCGGCGTGGCCATGGGCATCGCCGGCACCGACGTCAGCAAGGAGGCGTCGGACATGGTCCTCGCCGACGACAACTTCGCCACCATCGTGAACGCGGTGGAGGAAGGGCGCATTATCTACGACAACCTCAAGAAGTTCATCTACTTCCTGCTCTCCTGCAACATGAGCGAGGTCTCAACCATGTTCCTGGGGATGCTCTTCGTCTCGGTCACCCCCTTGCGGGCGGTACAGGTGCTGTGGATGAACCTGGTGACCGACGGTTTCCCGGCCATGGCCCTGGGGGTGGACACCGCGGCGCCGGACATCATGGTGCGCCCGCCCCGGGACCCCTCCGAGGGCATCCTCTCCGCGCGCAAACAGCTGATGGTGCTGTGGCAGGGGCTGCTCCTGTCCCTGGGGTCGCTCACCGCCTTCTTCATCTCCTACTACGCGCTCTACCCCGGCGGGGGCGAGGCCAATATCGCCAAGGTGCAGACGGTGGCCTTCACCACCCTGGTACTGGCGCAATTACTGCACGCCTTCAACTCGCGTTCCGAGCGCCTGACCCTCATGGAGATGAAGCTCTTCGACAACAAGGCCTTGCTGGCGGCCCTGGGCGGCTCCCTGGCCTTGCACCTGCTGGTCATCCTGGCTCCGCCGCTCATGGACGTCTTCGGCACCGCCTACATCGACGCCATGGGGTGGGGGCTCATCCTGGCCTGTACCGTCCTGCCCGTGGTGCTCATCGACCGCATGAAGTTGATGTTGCGGGCCCGAGCCCGGGGGTAG